In a genomic window of Branchiostoma floridae strain S238N-H82 chromosome 19, Bfl_VNyyK, whole genome shotgun sequence:
- the LOC118406318 gene encoding gamma-butyrobetaine dioxygenase-like, giving the protein MAMPLVLWRPVHRSLACQRPRNISVLSGQRLKVNSIRPKSSITCLGAGTPHLQQGSRRLEVVFPWKLGATRSFSVLRERQRLEGEFMMEKVCLNEAARVVEVEWSGGGVSRFPYVWLRDNCQCQKCFNPDSRARLVLMADLDVKLSPVRAEVQAAGSLLTVDWPDGHQSQYDWPWLKARCFSTQALEKRGKDWQRKTQLWGSELAQDLPKADFSVLLTDDRALYDFLFLLDSVGLVLVQNVPCEVGQVDRLANRVAFLKHTNYGKEFVVKSKPNPSNVAYTSAKLGLHTDLPQYNYTPGVQMLHCIEQSKGEGGDNHLVDGINVAYQLKEENPEAFRLLTTLKVNFKDDGLDYHRFDLRERRTILSLDDQGNVESINYNDQVRDSILDLPAEQVQPLYDALKAYNTIMYLPRNCVRHKMAAGEMIAFNNTRTLHGRLAYSLTGGTRHLQGGYLDWDEIYSRMRVLKTDLGI; this is encoded by the exons ATGGCGATGCCTTTGGTGCTATGGCGGCCGGTACACCGATCCTTGGCCTGCCAAAGGCCACGTAACATCTCTGTCCTATCAGGGCAACGTCTAAAGGTGAATTCAATCCGACCAAAGTCGAGCATAACATGTCTAGGAGCAGGCACACCTCACCTACAACAGGGAAGCCGTCGTCTAGAAGTTGTTTTCCCTTGGAAACTTGGAGCTACAAGGAGCTTCTCTGTGTTAAGAGAGCGCCAAAGGCTTGAAGGAGAATTTATGATGGAGAAAGTTTGTCTAAACGAAGCTGCGAGGGTGGTGGAAGTGGAGTGGTCAGGTGGAGGTGTGAGTAGGTTTCCCTACGTGTGGTTGAGGGACAATTGTCAG TGTCAGAAGTGTTTTAACCCGGATTCCCGCGCCAGACTGGTTCTGATGGCGGACTTGGATGTCAAACTTTCCCCTGTCAGAGCGGAAGTTCAAG CAGCGGGAAGCTTGCTGACCGTTGATTGGCCAGACGGACACCAGAGTCAATACGATTGGCCCTGGCTTAAGGCGCGCTGTTTCTCCACACAGGCACTAGAAAAGAGGGGAAAAGACTGGCAGAGAAAG ACCCAACTGTGGGGGTCCGAGTTAGCGCAGGACTTGCCCAAAGCTGACTTCTCAGTCCTACTAACAGACGACCGCGCCCTGTACGACTTCCTGTTCCTCCTGGACTCTGTCGGCCTCGTTCTGGTGCAGAACGTGCCATGCGAAGTCGGACAGGTGGACAGACTGGCCAATCGGGTGGCGTTTCTCAAACACACCAACTATGG TAAGGAGTTTGTTGTGAAGAGTAAGCCGAACCCTAGTAACGTGGCCTACACCAGCGCCAAACTGGGACTGCACACGGACCTTCCGCAATACAACTATACTCCAGGG GTTCAAATGCTCCACTGTATCGAGCAaagtaagggggaggggggcgacaacCACCTTGTAGACGGCATTAACGTCGCCTACCAGCTGAAGGAGGAAAACCCCGAAGCCTTCAGACTTCTCACCACGCTCAAGGTCAACTTCAAGGACGACGGGTTGGACTATCATAGATTCGATCTGAGGGAGAGGCGTACTATACTCAG TCTGGACGATCAGGGAAATGTGGAGTCCATCAACTATAACGACCAGGTTCGGGACTCCATATTGGATCTGCCAGCCGAGCAGGTCCAGCCGCTGTACGACGCGCTGAAGGCCTACAACACCATCATGTACCTACCCAGGAACTGTGTACGGCACAAAATGGCAGCAG GTGAGATGATCGCCTTTAACAACACCCGCACCCTGCACGGCCGCCTGGCCTACAGTCTAACCGGCGGGACCCGCCATCTGCAGGGAGGCTACCTGGACTGGGACGAGATCTACTCGCGCATGCGCGTTCTCAAGACGGACCTGGGGATCTAG